The following proteins are co-located in the Candida dubliniensis CD36 chromosome 3, complete sequence genome:
- the SAP9 gene encoding aspartyl protease, putative → MRLNSVALLSLVATALATTAPFKIDFEVRRGSSKDDLSPDDDSNPRFVKRDGSLDMTLTNKQTFYMATLKIGSNEDENRVLVDTGSSDLWVMSHDLKCVSAPSSKRHERSFGHGTGVKLNERELLQKRKNLYQPSKTIETDEEKDSSDKIHNKIFGFGSVYSTIYITEGPGAYSTFSPFVGTEGGSNGSGGSNTCTSYGSFNTENSDTFKENNTYPFQIQYADDTSAIGIWGYDDVVISNVTVKDLSFAIANETSSDVGVLGIGLPGLEVTSQYGHTYQNLPLKLKADGIIAKSLYSLYLNSADAKAGSILFGAIDHAKYQGDLVTVKMMRTYSQISYPVRIQVPVSKIDVEGSSGSTTNILASTTGAVLDTGSTLSYVFSDTLESLGKALNGQYSRSVGAYIVNCNLADSSKTVDIEFGGNKTIKVPVSDLVLQAGRSTCILGVMLQSSSSSYMLFGDNILRSAYIVYNLDDYEVSLAQVSYTDKESIEVIGASGITNSSGTGTTSSSGSRTSGSSTSTSTRHSAGSIIAKPMYELLLSLLVAYCVLV, encoded by the coding sequence ATGAGACTCAATTCTGTTGCGTTATTATCGCTAGTAGCAACAGCACTTGCTACCACTGCACCTTTTAAAATCGACTTTGAAGTGCGTCGTGGACTGTCCAAGGACGATTTATCTCCCGACGATGATTCCAACCCTCGATTTGTTAAAAGAGATGGGTCATTGGATATGACATTAACCAACAAACAGACTTTTTATATGGCCACTTTGAAAATTGGAtctaatgaagatgaaaacAGAGTGTTGGTAGATACCGGGTCTTCAGATTTGTGGGTCATGTCCCACGATTTAAAATGTGTTAGTGCTCCAAGTTCTAAGCGTCACGAACGATCTTTTGGCCATGGAACTGGTGTTAAACTAAATGAAAGAGAACTATTgcaaaagagaaagaatttATATCAACCATCAAAAACCATAGAAACTGACGAGGAAAAGGATTCACTGGATAAGATTCacaacaaaatatttgGCTTTGGTAGTGTTTACTCCACCATTTATATCACCGAAGGTCCAGGTGCATACTCAACATTCTCCCCGTTCGTAGGAACTGAGGGTGGTTCTAATGGCAGCGGTGGTTCCAACACCTGTACCTCCTATGGTTCATTTAATACTGAAAACTCAGATAcatttaaagaaaacaatacCTATCCTTTCCAAATTCAATACGCGGATGATACCAGTGCCATTGGTATTTGGGGTTACGATGATGTGGTCATAAGTAACGTGACTGTTAAAGACCTTTCCTTTGCAATTGCGAACGAAACATCTTCTGATGTTGGTGTTTTGGGTATTGGTTTGCCTGGATTAGAAGTCACTTCACAATACGGTCACACGTACCAGAACTTGCCTCTCAAATTGAAAGCAGATGGAATTATTGCAAAGTCCCTTTATTCCTTATATCTTAATTCGGCCGATGCTAAAGCCGGATCTATCTTATTTGGTGCTATTGACCATGCTAAATATCAAGGTGATTTGGTGACTGTTAAAATGATGAGAACTTATTCACAAATAAGCTACCCAGTTAGAATACAAGTCCCAGTGTCTAAAATTGATGTCGAAGGTAGCAGCGGAAGTACCACGAACATTTTGGCAAGCACCACCGGTGCTGTTTTGGATACTGGTTCAACTTTATCGTATGTTTTTAGCGACACTTTGGAGCTGTTGGGAAAAGCTTTAAATGGTCAGTACTCCAGATCAGTTGGTGCTTACATAGTCAACTGTAACTTGGCCGACTCCAGCAAAACCGTCGACATAGAATTTGGTGGCAACAAAACCATTAAGGTCCCAGTTTCTGATTTGGTGTTACAAGCAGGTAGATCAACATGTATTTTGGGTGTTATGCTACAATCGTCAAGTTCGTCGTACATGTTATTTGGAGACAACATTTTGAGAAGTGCCTATATTGTGTATAACCTCGACGACTATGAGGTAAGCTTAGCTCAAGTGTCTTATACCGATAAGGAATCGATTGAAGTCATTGGGGCTAGTGGTATCACTAACAGTTCGGGTACAGGAACAACGTCTTCATCTGGTTCTAGAACTTCTGGCAGCTCTACAAGCACCAGCACACGTCATTCAGCCGGCAGTATAATTGCAAAACCTATGTATGAGTTGTTGCTCTCGCTTTTGGTAGCCTATTgtgttttggtttaa
- a CDS encoding vacuolar protein sorting protein, putative (Similar to S. cerevisiae PEP8;~In S. cerevisiae: essential for endosome-to-Golgi retrograde protein transport), whose amino-acid sequence MSIFFKAPLDIEIRLDNEDTRKHVDVKTPQGRVEKLPIYKDGESVKGVVTLRTKEGRKLEHLGVRVQLLGSIETNTDGISSSEFLTLATELAAPAQLSHPESYPFEFKNVEKQYESYRGKNVRLRYYIKVTVLRKSSSEIIREKELWVYQYATAIPKQATTGNSNSTADSKLGSKKTNEEAASGAATSSSNDGTNKGSTIAKRNESHSVKMDVGIENCLHIEFEYSRSRFSLKDAIIGKIYFLLVRLKIKHMELSLIRRETVGAPPNQVTDSETVVRFEIMDGAPVKGETIPIRLFLNGFDLVPTYRDVNKKFSTRTYLSLVLIDEDARRYFKQSEIILYRDQ is encoded by the coding sequence ATGTCGATATTTTTTAAGGCGCCGTtagatattgaaattaggTTAGACAATGAGGATACTCGGAAACATGTTGACGTGAAAACTCCGCAAGGCAGAGTCGAGAAGCTTCCTATATACAAGGATGGTGAATCAGTCAAAGGTGTGGTTACGTTGCGTACcaaggaaggaaggaaatTGGAACACCTTGGTGTTAGAGTGCAGTTGTTAGgatcaattgaaaccaatACTGATGGGATACTGTCGTCAGAGTTTTTAACTTTGGCCACAGAATTAGCTGCGCCTGCGCAATTGTCGCATCCCGAATCATATCCTTTTGAATTCAAGAATGTCGAGAAACAGTATGAAAGCTACCGTGGAAAGAATGTGAGACTAAGATACTACATTAAAGTCACAGTGTTGAGAAAGTCGTCTTCAGAGATAATTAGGGAGAAGGAATTGTGGGTTTATCAATATGCTACAGCAATCCCTAAACAGGCAACTACAGGGAATAGTAATTCTACGGCCGATTCAAAATTGGGTAGCAAGAAAACCAATGAGGAAGCAGCACTGGGCGCGGCTACATCATCCAGTAATGATGGTACCAATAAGGGAAGCACTATAGCAAAAAGGAATGAGTCACATAGCGTGAAAATGGACGTAGGGATTGAGAACTGTTTACATATTGAGTTTGAGTATTCGCGATCTAGGTTTTCCCTTAAAGATGCCATAATAGgtaaaatatatttcttGTTGGTCAGATTGAAAATCAAGCATATGGAGTTGTCGTTGATCAGAAGAGAAACTGTGGGAGCACCACCTAACCAAGTCACAGACAGCGAAACAGTAGTcagatttgaaattatggATGGTGCGCCTGTCAAGGGCGAGACGATACCAATAcgtttatttttgaatggGTTTGATTTGGTGCCAACTTATAGAGACGTCAATAAAAAATTCTCAACAAGAACCTATCTTTCACTTGTGTTAATTGATGAGGATGCCAGAAGATATTTCAAGCAAAGTGAAATCATTCTTTATCGAGATCAATAG
- the CDC25 gene encoding cell division control protein 25: MSSTNYITDEVAPDMISPHDHRPSKDEPLKHLDTVIALYDFPGTQSSHLPLNLGDTIHVLSKSATGWWDGVVMGNNGELQRGWFPHNYVRSVNYVQPVLKKLKDNKDLDSITAANTAANVVMPSLTNLIQKSLQESERNSPANSTRKNSVVSFASSETSMPSDSKYTQQQTNTNQNSLEYQSISLPSTRDHSTVDMQPSSQQPSISHTLTGFGTGDDEIIPMEVGEAERLMEEYRFKYNKTVTWIPRTSTKGDIIFYCEQLDVYCESLPLILFDAEAPSPNLEYSGSEVIMDPTPISVQGSQSMENILDTREGSTAGSFDSTKRDSNVSMSTQSSGSSYHRFSRPFFSMDNLFYKHSSDIGTWNELKEQCNYILDLMLKAIKDQNRQLFSTHFSRLNKLVVALCAAVRLNQEDYVDTKYESSTRRKLKRVCASFAQIYINGILHLSVLHYSLDGFNEGRLFGYDMSKLNRSSSNSAFQSPASSLSTIRQGSDDSTRFAQKLSQDKNNEGNSDINYINQLVYEIDNLRENVDSIVKIFLKLSTNKKIRNSDYDSSDASDDEGEDRFDILPQVYPRFLVDEFNGGNWCNPFFSTKNTVLNVSGDDLKNRYHTKIIIDHSAYESLSQYVDKIVDACENILEALDPKVQTTFYYNEMLRSERNTQILRLTYKSLYHCSAMVDLIESFDFTVFCSVKRHMANAIDAEDESFENPSVWGDHYDSNLSFDYPVVLEFFRLKQELHDLVAKIIMATQSLTLEDPEVFKGLKEEDPLFYNREISKIPKEKAALLLSSILKEQLTFKDGGAISLNPDTLLSGYLVEITKTTKAVLLITQQLIEERETIINYATRVMQDNFDVQLLLVERNNTSSSEKTDENSYYVGGHKKSNDVPWYLEGDDEYELLLDVKGNIKGGSKEALVSHLTHHLLLDSNFNSVFLLMFSSMMSLGELISLLIARFNIEPPEGLSYEEYNLWVSKKRNPIRLRVMNIMKLLLEKHWSQSYYNETVLRRWLAFAQSSQVQTYSMGSLLVNYLEKLLRGEIIYVERDPVIPNTKPPAPLTKGSSLSKKPRIMDIDYVELARQLTLREFKLYCKITKFACLAKVWGKKSGLSESIDSITQFIKASNQLTNFVGYMILRKADPKKRVQIIRYFIQVADKCRQYNNFSSMTAIISALYSSPIHRLKKTWEYMNSDALSNLKNMNKLMNSSRNFNEYRDVLKFIGSEPCVPFFGVYLSDLTFVYHGNPDYLYNRTRQVNFAKRTKTSEIVSGIDRFKTMGYNFQEVPEIQKFLDAWFEKCPTIDEQYQLSLNLEPREQQAGTSNSITTANTTTIKSFKPFSLK; the protein is encoded by the coding sequence atgtcatcaacaaattacATAACGGATGAGGTGGCACCAGATATGATTTCCCCCCATGATCATAGACCTTCCAAAGATGAGCCTTTGAAGCATCTAGATACAGTTATTGCTCTATACGATTTCCCTGGTACTCAGTCGTCTCATTTACCACTAAACTTGGGCGACACCATTCATGTCTTATCGAAGTCAGCAACTGGATGGTGGGATGGGGTAGTAATGGGTAACAACGGGGAGCTTCAACGAGGCTGGTTTCCTCATAATTATGTACGATCGGTGAACTATGTGCAACCagtattgaaaaaactaaaaGATAACAAAGATCTCGATTCAATAACCGCGGCTAACACGGCTGCTAATGTGGTGATGCCATCTTTGACTAACTTGATTCAAAAAAGCTTACAAGAATCTGAACGGAACAGTCCTGCAAActcaacaagaaaaaactCGGTGGTGAGTTTTGCTAGCTCTGAAACAAGCATGCCAAGCGATTCAAAGTATACACAACAACAGACAAATACGAATCAAAACTCGCTTGAATATCAACTGATCTCGTTGCCATCTACTCGAGATCACAGCACAGTGGACATGCAACCATCTTCACAACAACCTTCGATTTCACACACTCTAACTGGATTTGGAACTGGTGACGATGAAATCATTCCCATGGAAGTAGGAGAAGCAGAGAGATTGATGGAAGAGTACAGGTTCAAGTATAACAAAACAGTGACTTGGATTCCGCGAACGTCAACCAAGGGAGACATAATTTTCTACTGTGAACAACTTGATGTATATTGTGAATCGCTAcctttgattttgtttgatgCAGAGGCCCCGCTGCCAAACTTGGAATACTCTGGAAGTGAAGTAATCATGGACCCGACCCCAATTTCGGTTCAAGGGTCACAATCGATGGAAAACATATTGGATACTCGAGAAGGATCAACTGCAGGCTCGTTTGATTCTACCAAGCGTGATTCGAATGTATCGATGAGCACTCAAAGTTCCGGGTCATCATATCATCGTTTCAGTCGGCCTTTTTTCTCTATGGACAATCTATTCTATAAACATTCGTCAGACATAGGTACGTGGAATGAACTAAAGGAACAATGTAATTatattttggatttgatgTTGAAGGCTATTAAGGATCAAAACAGGCAGTTGTTTAGCACCCATTTTTCCCGATTGAATAAACTTGTGGTGGCTTTGTGTGCTGCAGTCAGATTGAACCAAGAAGACTACGTTGACACCAAGTATGAGAGCTCTACAAGAAGAAAGTTGAAACGTGTGTGTGCGTCATTTGCTCAAATTTACATTAACGGTATCTTACATTTAAGTGTGTTGCACTACTCCCTCGATGGATTTAATGAGGGTCGTTTATTTGGTTACGACATGAGCAAATTGAATCGATCCAGCTCTAACAGCGCATTTCAGTCACCAGCATCCTCGCTCTCAACAATACGTCAGGGTTCAGATGATAGCACTCGTTTTGCCCAAAAATTGAGCCAGGACAAGAATAATGAAGGAAATAGTgatattaattatattaacCAGTTGGtttatgaaattgataatttgcGTGAGAATGTCGACTCAATTGtgaaaatatttcttaAGCTTAGCACgaataaaaaaatcagAAATTCTGACTATGACTCCTCAGATGCATCAGATGATGAAGGTGAAGATCgatttgatattttgcCACAAGTATATCCTCGGTTTTTGGTCGACGAATTTAATGGCGGAAACTGGTGCAACCCGTTTTTTTCCACAAAGAACACCGTTTTGAATGTCAGTGGGGACGACTTGAAGAATCGCTATCAtacaaaaattataattgatCATTCTGCGTACGAATCCCTTTCCCAGTATGTCGATAAGATAGTTGATGCGTGTGAGAATATATTGGAAGCTCTTGATCCAAAAGTTCAAACCACCTTTTATTATAATGAGATGTTAAGAAGTGAAAGGAACACGCAAATTTTGCGTTTAACTTATAAATCACTTTACCATTGCAGTGCTATGGTTGATTTGATAGaatcttttgattttactGTGTTTTGCAGTGTCAAAAGACATATGGCTAACGCAATTGATGCAGAGGATGAAAGTTTTGAGAATCCAAGTGTTTGGGGAGATCACTACgattcaaatttatcatttgaCTATCCTGTCGTTTTAGAGTTCTTCCGCttgaaacaagaattaCATGATTTGGTTGCAAAGATTATCATGGCAACCCAGTCATTGACTTTGGAAGATCCTGAAGTCTTTAAAGgtttgaaagaagaagatccTTTATTCTATAACCGtgaaatatcaaaaatacCCAAGGAGAAGGCAGCGTTGTTGTTATCATCTATTTTAAAAGAGCAGCTCACCTTTAAGGATGGAGGAGCTATTTCACTAAACCCAGACACATTGTTGTCAGGATATTTAGTAGAGATCACTAAGACCACAAAAGCTGTGCTCTTGATAACtcaacaattgattgagGAGCGAGaaacaattatcaattacGCTACACGAGTGATGCAAGACAACTTCGATGTGCAGTTATTACTTgttgaaagaaataataCGTCGTCGTCAGAAAAGACGGACGAGAACTCATACTATGTTGGTGGCCATAAAAAGTCAAATGATGTTCCATGGTATTTGGAAggtgatgatgaatatgAACTATTGTTGGATGTGAAGGGAAACATTAAGGGTGGCTCAAAGGAAGCCTTGGTGTCTCATTTGACGCACCACCTTTTGCTTGATagcaatttcaattcagtatttttattaatgttTTCTTCCATGATGCTGCTTGGCGAATTGATATCTTTACTAATTGCCAGGTTCAATATTGAACCTCCGGAAGGTTTGAGTTATGAGGAATACAACCTATGGGTTTCGAAAAAGAGGAACCCTATACGCTTGAGAGTTATGAATATTATGAAACTTTTGCTTGAAAAACATTGGTCTCAGTCTTATTACAATGAAACTGTTCTTCGCAGATGGTTGGCGTTTGCTCAATCGAGCCAAGTTCAAACCTATTCAATGGGAAGTTTGTTAGTTAATTATTTGGAAAAGCTACTTCGTGGTGAGATAATTTATGTCGAAAGAGATCCTGTCATTCCAAATACCAAGCCTCCTGCTCCATTAACCAAAGGCTCGTCTTTACTGAAAAAGCCAAGGATAATGGATATTGATTATGTCGAGTTGGCACGTCAATTGACATTACGTGAGTTCAAATTGTATTGCAAGATTACTAAGTTTGCATGTTTAGCAAAAGTTTGGGGTAAGAAGTCAGGGCTCAGTGAGAGCATTGATAGTATCactcaattcatcaaagCTTCCAATCAGTTGACTAACTTTGTTGGATACATGATTTTGAGAAAAGCAGATCCGAAGAAAAGGGTCCAAATTATTCGCTACTTTATTCAAGTAGCCGATAAGTGTCGACAATACAATAACTTTTCATCGATGACAGCAATTATATCTGCTTTGTACTCGTCTCCAATCCATCGTTTAAAGAAAACGTGGGAGTATATGAATTCTGATGCGTTGTCCAATTTAAAGAACatgaataaattgatgaattcaTCGAGAAACTTCAACGAGTATCGAGATGTTTTGAAGTTTATTGGATCAGAGCCATGTGTGCCATTTTTTGGTGTGTACTTATCTGATTTGACATTTGTTTACCATGGCAACCCTGACTATTTATATAACAGAACAAGACAAGTAAACTTTGCTAAACGTACTAAAACCTCAGAGATTGTTTCGGGAATAGATCGTTTTAAAACTATGGGGTATAATTTCCAGGAGGTCCCTGAGATTCAAAAGTTTCTCGATGCATGGTTTGAGAAGTGTCCTACGATCGATGAACAGTACCAGCTATCGTTGAACTTGGAACCTCGAGAACAACAAGCTGGTACCAGTAATAGTATTACTACTGcaaacaccaccaccatcaagAGTTTCAAGCCGTTTTCACTAAAGTAG
- a CDS encoding histone H2B.1, putative (Similar to S. cerevisiae HTB1;~In S. cerevisiae: one of two nearly identical (see HTB2) histone H2B subtypes required for chromatin assembly and chromosome function) has product MAPKAEKKPASKAPAEKKPAAKKTASTDGAKKRTKTRKETYSSYIYKVLKQTHPDTGISQKAMSIMNSFVNDIFERIATEASKLAAYNKKSTISAREIQTAVRLILPGELAKHAVSEGTRAVTKYSSASS; this is encoded by the coding sequence ATGGCCCCAAAAGCAGAAAAGAAACCAGCTTCTAAAGCTCCAGCTGAAAAGAAACCAGCTGCTAAGAAAACCGCTTCCACCGATGGTGCTAAGAAGAGAACTAAAACTAGAAAAGAAACCTACTCctcatatatatacaaggttttgaaacaaacaCATCCAGACACAGGTATTTCCCAAAAGGCCATGTCCATCATGAATTCATTTGTTAACgatatttttgaaagaattgcCACTGAAGCTTCTAAATTGGCTGCttacaataaaaaatcCACAATTTCTGCCAGAGAAATCCAAACTGCTGTTAGATTGATTTTGCCAGGTGAATTGGCCAAACATGCCGTTTCAGAAGGTACCAGAGCCGTTACAAAATACTCATCTGCTTCTAGTTAG
- a CDS encoding histone H2A.1, putative (Similar to S. cerevisiae HTA1;~In S. cerevisiae: one of two nearly identical (see also HTA2) histone H2A subtypes; core histone required for chromatin assembly and chromosome function), whose amino-acid sequence MSGGKGKAGTSEKASTSRSAKAGLTFPVGRVHRLLRKGNYAQRIGSGAPVYLTSVLEYLAAEILELAGNAARDNKKSRIIPRHLQLAIRNDEELNKLLGDVTIAQGGVLPNIHQNLLPKKSGKGGVNASQEL is encoded by the coding sequence atgtcAGGTGGTAAAGGTAAAGCAGGAACTTCCGAAAAAGCTTCAACTTCAAGATCAGCCAAAGCTGGTTTGACTTTCCCAGTCGGTAGAGTCCATAGATTGTTAAGAAAAGGTAACTACGCACAAAGAATTGGTTCTGGTGCTCCAGTGTACTTGACTTCAGTTTTGGAATATTTGGCTGCTGaaattttggaattggCCGGTAACGCTGCCAGAGATAATAAGAAATCAAGAATAATCCCAAGACATTTACAATTGGCCATCAgaaatgatgaagaattaaataaattgttgGGTGATGTCACCATCGCCCAAGGTGGTGTGTTGCCAAACATTCACCAAAACTTGTTGCCAAAGAAATCAGGTAAAGGTGGTGTTAATGCTTCTCAAGAATTGTAA
- a CDS encoding retrotransposon protein, putative (transposable element) — protein MSNNSESNASNDAQGENNPLSPINPITTLGQDNPTTVQDDDPTMVGNTLNLTQTDQQVNELLSQRLPKMMADQFGPMVNEQLHPMMDKLFEAHLPKYISTIENHVKAMYFDTATTRIIDTLKPFIQETVNQAVRPRFPGSFSEPANVLSNKNNISASPPPTQTNNPGSQPNADLENPTNEALDHPESVAADTIPIQSPQDVGASANHQQDSNGTESVNSTMPHPPSSVPSIDTTNPLKSPTHINSPNPSHQSTYSMVNSMNTHVTSQPSTDQFVNNSPPFGSGKFFEVRKRISAIDAECQDLKVKITDINIIEKKLPYIYNPSLSKESLFIERLDLIESIPDIERTKEEKESLKKSNHKEYPTTTSIKTTHDTLLYVKELLFYKAKYSIPDKLLKGAFVLACNNPKDNDLKRACDLAIIPHNTNPNFNGINYGIIIDLLYDTEPAIVAESVLDSVNNYLQNEKNAIMLVAQIDFAITSNINNITPSIWYQIYCSLWNKQKPLMTNLTKTIDNPKVSATLESIQFYKSSAITSNPEFQKIDFHEVWKIVSEQLRHIAKYHSDTTSSSTPQSNNQKATNSNDKNPNTKGKSPCTCCGKRNHSAQACFTLKQLIKNEKVKFSDNIFYKMDGTTPYELSPSEYLLKKYRTDFPAPPKSNTENKPKESTSNDSNSNARPHSTV, from the coding sequence ATGTCAAACAATTCCGAATCGAACGCCTCCAACGACGCTCAAGGAGAAAATAACCCATTATCTCCAATCAACCCAATCACTACTTTGGGACAAGACAACCCAACTACTGTCCAAGATGACGACCCCACCATGGTTGGTAATACTTTGAATTTGACTCAAACTGATCAACAAGTTAACGAGTTATTATCCCAACGTCTCCCAAAAATGATGGCAGACCAATTTGGACCAATGGTTAATGAGCAATTACATCCCATGAtggataaattatttgaagcCCATTTACCGAAATATATTTCAACCATTGAAAACCATGTTAAAGCTATGTACTTTGATACTGCAACAACCCGGATCATTGATACATTGAAACCTTTCATTCAAGAAACGGTTAATCAAGCTGTTCGGCCACGTTTTCCTGGCCTGTTTAGTGAACCAGCTAATGTCTTGtccaacaaaaacaatattcTGGCTTCTCCTCCTCCAACTCAAACCAACAATCCAGGTTCTCAACCTAATGCTGACTTAGAAAACCCAACTAATGAAGCTTTAGACCATCCAGAATCTGTTGCTGCTGATACCATTCCTATCCAGTCACCACAAGACGTAGGTGCATCAGCAAACCACCAGCAAGATTCCAATGGAACAGAATCTGTTAATTCAACTATGCCTCATCCTCCTTCTTCGGTTCCTTCTATTGATACTACTAATCCCTTGAAAAGTCCAACTCATATCAATTCACCAAACCCATCTCACCAATCCACTTACAGTATGGTTAATTCGATGAATACACACGTCACCTCTCAACCATCGACTGATCAATTTGTCAACAATTCCCCACCATTTGGTTCAGGAAAATTTTTCGAAGTCCGGAAACGTATCTCCGCAATTGATGCTGAATGTCAAGACTTGAAAGTCAAAATTACCgacatcaacatcatcgAAAAGAAATTACCTTATATCTATAATCCCCTGTTATCCAAAGAATCTTTATTCATCGAACGACTTGACCTTATTGAAAGTATCCCTGATATTGAACGGaccaaagaagaaaaggaaagtttgaaaaaatcaaaccaCAAAGAGtatccaacaacaacatccaTCAAAACCACACATGATACTTTATTGTATgttaaagaattattattttataaagCCAAATATTCTATTCCAGATAAGCTTTTAAAGGGTGCTTTTGTTTTAGCTTGCAATAACCCAaaagataatgatttaaaaagaGCTTGCGATTTAGCTATTATTCCACATAATACCAATCCTAATTTCAATGGTATCAACTATGGcatcattattgatttgCTTTATGATACTGAACCAGCCATCGTTGCAGAATCGGTCCTTGATTCTGTCAACAACTATcttcaaaatgaaaagaatgCTATAATGTTAGTGGCACAAATTGACTTTGCAATAacatcaaatattaataacaTTACACCCAGTATTTGGTATCAAATATATTGTTCACTTTGGAATAAACAGAAACCTTTAATGACAAATTTAACTAAGACCATAGACAATCCCAAAGTATCAGCCACATTAGAAAGTATTCAATTCTATAAATCATCGGCTATCACATCTAACCcagaatttcaaaaaattgattttcacGAAGTTTGGAAAATCGTGAGCGAACAACTCAGACATATCGCAAAATATCACTCGGACACTACCTCATCAAGTACTCCACAATCTAACAATCAAAAAGCTACCAATTCGAATGATAAGAACCCAAATACGAAAGGCAAATCCCCATGTACGTGTTGTGGCAAAAGAAACCATTCTGCACAAGCATGTTTCACCTTGAAACAACTTATCAAAAACGAAAAGGTAAAATTCAGTGACAATATCTTCTATAAAATGGATGGAACAACTCCTTATGAATTATCCCCTTCAGAATACTTACTCAAAAAGTATAGAACTGACTTTCCAGCTCCACCAAAATCCAACACTGAAAATAAACCTAAAGAGTCTACCTCCAATGACTCGAATTCAAATGCGAGGCCTCACTCAACTGTCTGA
- a CDS encoding TAT binding protein-associated factor subunit, putative (Similar to S. cerevisiae TAF11;~In S. cerevisiae: involved in RNA polymerase II transcription initiation) has product MLSAPEQDTTNSPGTEGPHTENVVEDEYQDDEYVSLDEEDEELIWRVFFQKLEKHNNKNNNDGSDSDESEESDGSSEEEEESEDEDLDDDEFSDLSDIDDPALVATYKALMSEKVNKDLGEEEQRRLLISNFTDDQMERFEAYRRMTVNKPGVKKICNGIVGHTIPQIIAVVMAGVSKSFLGEIISKAFEIQERNSKGRLLMDIETKKKQKREIISSLQRGEEIEVDERSLKFEGDEIHPLQPEHIREAWRLYQLENSVFSGSRKRKMGDDGPFYT; this is encoded by the coding sequence ATGTTGTCTGCACCAGAACAAGATACAACCAATTCTCCAGGTACTGAGGGCCCACACACAGAGAATGTGGTTGAGGATGAATATCAAGACGATGAATACGTGAGTTTAGATgaggaagatgaagaaCTTATCTGGAGAGtgttttttcaaaaactagaaaaacacaacaacaaaaacaacaacgatGGCTCCGATCTGGATGAGTCTGAAGAGTCCGATGGCAGTAGtgaggaagaggaagaatCTGAGGATGAGGATTTAgacgatgatgaatttAGTGATCTTTCAGATATTGACGACCCTGCTCTAGTGGCCACATACAAGGCTCTAATGTCTGAGAAAGTTAACAAGGATCTTGGGGAAGAGGAGCAAAGAAGACTATTGATATCCAATTTCACTGACGATCAAATGGAGAGATTTGAAGCCTATAGACGAATGACTGTAAATAAACCTGGCGTGAAGAAAATCTGCAACGGTATAGTTGGTCACACAATCCCACAAATAATTGCAGTTGTTATGGCGGGTGTCTCCAAACTGTTTCTTGGGGAAATCATCTCAAAAGCATTTGAAATCCAAGAACGAAATTCCAAGGGTAGACTTTTAATGGATATCGAAACGAAGAAGAAACAGAAGAGAGAGATTATCAGTAGTTTGCAAAGGGGTGAGGAAATCGAAGTTGATGAAAGAAGCTTGAAATTTGAAGGAGATGAGATACATCCATTGCAACCGGAACATATCCGTGAGGCATGGAGATTGTACCAGCTTGAGAATAGTGTTTTTTCTGGAAGtcgaaaaagaaaaatgggAGACGATGGCCCTTTCTATACTTAG